A window of Gouania willdenowi chromosome 12, fGouWil2.1, whole genome shotgun sequence contains these coding sequences:
- the nacc2 gene encoding nucleus accumbens-associated protein 2, whose product MSQLLHVEIPNFGATVLGSLNEQRLLGHYCDVSILVKGQAFKAHRAVLAASSLYFRDLFSSSTKTQFELPSSVTPACFEQILSFCYTGKLTMAASEQLVVMYTAGYLQIQHIVERGMDLMFKANSPHCDSQTTGPLEETGSEPQSPCNNGNGLAVAALLGTPGWSPSLLMPQRKIKLEGGDPTPVTVPSTQNRISSSEIGSKLARASSLFYTTAGGTPIPGLPPFHLSAISGGGNGGGGGGGAGGERLSPGASSLPTTDSPTSYQNEDEEFEEEPYDGIAEEAYSHLYGRSTNHFGIQDKAEMAGVSLALENRNCVLIRRDLVALPASLISQIGYRCHPKLYTEGEPGEKLELVAGTQVFMTRGQLMNCHLCAGIKHKVLLRRLLATFFDRNTLANSCGTGIRSSTSDPSRKPLDSRVLNAVKLYCQNFNPNFKESEMNVIAADMCTNARRVRKRWLPKIKSMLPDGMEVYRAGMGMGAAVGLGLAMAAPQSGVPLPFDPDFKTLEQRLYPDRKESLRTHPPLAEGSPGSGAAGAEAEGEGEEMAQEEQEEDEEEAGLDGVDASMRAPGAESGSCGNTPPEQEVEGFGPGGVRANGQ is encoded by the exons ATGTCCCAGCTGCTCCATGTGGAGATTCCTAACTTTGGAGCCACAGTTCTGGGCTCCCTCAATGAGCAGCGTCTCCTGGGACACTACTGTGACGTATCCATACTAGTCAAAG GTCAGGCCTTTAAAGCGCACCGGGCTGTTCTGGCTGCCAGCAGCCTTTATTTCCGAGACCTCTTCAGCAGCTCCACTAAGACCCAGTTTGAGTTGCCTTCCTCAGTCACACCTGCTTGCTTCGAACAGATTCTCTCCTTCTGCTACACAGGGAAGCTAACAATGGCAGCTAGCGAACAGCTGGTGGTGATGTACACAGCCGGCTACCTTCAAATCCAGCATATAGTCGAAAGAGGCATGGACCTCATGTTTAAGGCTAACTCACCTCACTGTGACTCTCAAACCACGGGGCCCTTAGAAGAAACTGGATCTGAGCCACAGAGCCCGTGTAATAACGGTAACGGCCTCGCTGTGGCCGCCCTCTTAGGGACGCCCGGCTGGTCTCCGTCACTACTCATGCCTCAGCGCAAGATTAAACTCGAAGGGGGCGACCCGACGCCGGTGACGGTGCCGTCTACGCAAAATCGGATTTCGTCCTCGGAGATTGGGAGCAAGTTGGCGAGGGCCAGTTCACTGTTTTACACGACTGCTGGAGGGACACCTATCCCCGGTTTGCCCCCTTTCCACCTCTCAGCAATCAGTGGTGGAGGGaatggaggtggaggaggaggtggagcaggTGGTGAGCGGTTAAGTCCAGGAGCGTCCAGTCTGCCTACCACTGACAGCCCAACGTCCTACCAGAACGAGGATGAGGAGTTTGAGGAAGAGCCGTATGATGGGATAGCTGAGGAGGCCTACAGTCACCTTTATGGGCGTTCTACCAATCACTTCGGGA ttcAGGACAAGGCAGAGATGGCAGGGGTGTCCTTGGCCTTGGAGAACCGCAACTGCGTACTAATCCGCCGGGACTTGGTTGCATTGCCCGCCAGCCTCATAAGCCAAATCGGTTACCGGTGTCACCCTAAACTCTACACTGAGGGGGAGCCTGGTGAGAAGCTGGAATTGGTGGCCG GAACACAGGTGTTCATGACTCGAGGACAACTCATGAACTGTCATCTGTGCGCTGGGATCAAACACAAAGTTCTGCTCCGTCGCCTGTTGGCCACGTTCTTTGACAG GAATACTTTAGCAAATAGCTGTGGGACAGGGATCCGATCATcaaccagtgaccccagtagAAAACCCCTGGACAGCAGAGTTCTCAATGCTGTCAAAC TTTACTGtcaaaatttcaaccccaactTCAAGGAAAGTGAAATGAATGTGATCGCCGCCGACATGTGCACGAACGCGAGACGTGTCCGCAAACGATGGCTGCCCAAGATCAAGTCCATGTTGCCAGACGGCATGGAAGTGTACCGTGCCGGAATGGGTATGGGTGCTGCTGTAGGGCTGGGTTTAGCAATGGCCGCTCCTCAGTCTGGAGTTCCACTTCCGTTTGATCCTGACTTTAAGACCTTAGAGCAAAGGCTGTATCCAGACCGCAAGGAGTCCCTCAGGACTCACCCACCACTGGCAGAGGGCAGCCCGGGCTCTGGTGCTGCTGGAGCCGAAGCAGAGGGAGAGGGGGAAGAAATGGCCCAAGAGGAGCAGGAGGAAGACGAAGAGGAGGCGGGGTTAGACGGGGTAGACGCATCGATGAGGGCGCCGGGTGCTGAAAGCGGAAGCTGTGGAAACACGCCACCAGAGCAGGAAGTAGAAGGCTTCGGACCTGGTGGTGTGAGGGCGAATGGACAGTGA
- the tmem250 gene encoding transmembrane protein 250, with protein MPFLPIPRRGRSFQGPHSTCMYSACAVSHASKPSGSKHNYFDLYMRSRCMNNFLRFLLYFGFSVLTSLLWVALSALFFLQYASELVLLRLQYKLSVMLLLLGRQELELDILHDFIIYGVEITMILVGGLGWSFMMFVDI; from the coding sequence ATGCCTTTTCTCCCCATCCCGCGGCGAGGGCGTAGCTTCCAGGGCCCCCACAGCACCTGCATGTACTCTGCCTGCGCGGTGAGCCATGCCTCCAAACCCTCAGGCTCCAAACACAACTACTTTGACTTGTACATGCGATCGCGCTGCATGAACAACTTCCTGCGCTTCCTGCTGTACTTCGGCTTCAGCGTGCTGACGTCTCTGCTCTGGGTGGCGCTCTCTGCTCTCTTCTTCCTGCAGTACGCCAGCGAGCTCGTTCTCCTACGGCTGCAGTACAAGCTCTCCGtcatgctgctgctgttggGCCGCCAGGAGCTGGAGTTAGACATACTTCACGACTTCATCATCTACGGCGTGGAGATCACCATGATTCTGGTTGGGGGGCTCGGATGGAGCTTTATGATGTTTGTGGATATCTAG